The following are from one region of the Neurospora crassa OR74A linkage group III, whole genome shotgun sequence genome:
- a CDS encoding dolichyl-phosphate mannosyltransferase polypeptide 2: protein MLDKLVGLAMLVAATFVFLYYTIWTLLMPFVDSDHPLQNVFPPREWAIRIPVILILLGASVVGSFLSMVMIKSNRKKAAKAKAAAAKKKA, encoded by the exons ATG CTCGACAAACTCGTAGGCCTCGCCATGCTCGTGGCCGCCACCTTCGTCTTCCTCTACTATACCATCTGGACTCTGTTGATG CCCTTTGTCGACTCCGATCACCCCTTGCAAAACGTTTTCCCCCCTCGCGAATGGGCCATTCGCATCCCCGTGATCCTCATCCTGCTTGGCGCATCCGTTGTCGGCTCCTTTTTGAGCATGGTGATGATCAAGAGCAACaggaagaaggcggccaAGGCTAAGGCCGCAGCGGCCAAAAAGAAGGCGTAA
- a CDS encoding pre-mRNA-splicing factor cwc-22 translates to MASADMSPSRSHPHDATRSPSPRTQSPSPRDEDGSRSPGERTPSPPSRDPSPYRSPGERTPSPSPRRDRSLSPRDQPHSHPRSRSPTPRSQSPSRRSVRSPSPRQGSPARRVDRSSSPRARSPPPRRHSRSPPLRGQPPPPRHRDAGGDYRPVRKERTPTPPPVAVKTEEEKLADARAEYQKLLNLRSQGVYLPPHRLRALQAAITDKKTREYQRMAWEALKKSVNGLVNKVNTANIKFVVPELFGENLIRGRGLFCQSLLKAQHASLPFTPIYACLAAICNTKLPQVGELLVKRLVLRFRKAFKRNDKAVCLSSTMFIAHLVNNQVVHEMIAAQILLLLLAKPTDDSVEIAVGLMREVGLFLEEMSPAIAHAVFDQFRNILHEADIDRRTQYMIEVLFQVRKDKYKDNPVIKEELDLVEEEDQITHRIGLDDEIDPQDGLNVFKMDPNWEENEEEYKKLKAEILGEASDDDEDDDDDDESESGSESEDEEQKALEIKDQSNADLVNLRRTIYLSIQSSADPEEAAHKLMKLRLPAGQEAELVSMIVESCAQEKVYLKFMGLLGERFARLNRMWMDLFEESFAKYYSTIHRYETNKLRNIARFFGHLLATDAIGWHVFSVIHLNEEETTSASRIFIKILFEDLQENIGSAKLKARMSEETLQPSLQGIFPHDEPRNIRFSINYFTSIKMGYLTDEMRTFLANMPKPALPAPPADSDSESVSSYSSYSSYSSRSRSRSLTPRKDTRGRSLSRTPPRRGRGRSYSRTPSRSRSRSRSYSRSVSKSVSRSPPRRRAVESRSPSPPPRGRGRSYDRYSRSPSRSRSRTRSPAAAPPIRRGRSGTRSRSRSYSRSPSPPPARGYPTRGRAPVSNNDRAAAASGKRRREGSYSASRSPHPPPQQRLRRGSYSRSRSRSPIPIRGNGPAGRDTGRAGPAPARGGRRNRSYSRSRTRSPPPLADAATGSRRVVSRSPSPVVGNNKRRRSYSSSRSRSRSSSRSRYRSRSPVAKRGRVD, encoded by the coding sequence ATGGCTTCGGCAGACATGTCTCCGTCGCGTAGCCATCCTCACGACGCGACCCGATCCCCGTCCCCCAGGACCCAGTCACCTTCGCCCCGGGACGAAGACGGCTCTCGGTCCCCTGGTGAACGTACACCCTCACCTCCTTCTCGCGATCCGTCGCCGTATCGATCACCAGGCGAACGCACACCTTCGCCATCTCCTCGCCGGGATCGCTCTCTCTCACCAAGAGATCAGCCGCACTCACACCCACGATCCCGTTCGCCTACACCCCGCAGCCAATCGCCTTCCCGACGCTCTGTCCGCTCGCCATCTCCGAGACAGGGCTCACCAGCGCGCCGTGTTGATCGCTCATCTTCCCCTCGGGCACGCTCGCCGCCACCACGCCGTCATTCCCGTTCTCCTCCGCTGAGAGGacaaccccctcctccgcgcCATCGCGATGCAGGTGGCGACTATAGACCGGTAAGGAAGGAGCGCACCCCGACGCCACCCCCTGTGGCTGTCAAGACCGAGGAGGAAAAGCTTGCCGACGCCAGAGCAGAGTACCAGAAGCTCTTGAACCTACGCAGTCAGGGTGTGTACCTACCCCCGCACAGGCTACGTGCCCTCCAGGCTGCCATCACCGACAAGAAGACCAGGGAATACCAGCGTATGGCTTGGGAGGCACTGAAGAAGTCTGTCAACGGTCTGGTCAACAAGGTCAACACTGCCAACATCAAGTTTGTGGTCCCCGAACTCTTTGGCGAGAACCTTATCCGTGGCCGCGGTCTGTTTTGCCAGAGTCTGCTGAAGGCCCAACATGCCAGTTTGCCCTTCACCCCCATTTATGCTTGCTTGGCTGCGATTTGCAACACCAAGTTACCCCAGGTGGGCGAACTCCTTGTCAAGAGGCTCGTCCTGCGTTTCCGCAAGGCGTTCAAGAGAAACGACAAGGCGGTTTGCCTCTCGTCGACCATGTTCATAGCCCATCTCGTCAACAACCAGGTTGTCCACGAGATGATTGCCGCCCAgattctgctgctgctgcttgccAAGCCCACGGATGACAGCGTCGAAATCGCTGTCGGCCTCATGAGGGAAGTCGGCTTGTTTTTGGAGGAGATGTCCCCGGCCATCGCCCATGCCGTTTTCGACCAGTTCCGCAACATTCTTCACGAGGCCGATATCGACCGTCGTACGCAGTACATGATCGAGGTGCTTTTCCAGGTGCGCAAGGACAAGTACAAGGACAACCCGGTTATCAAGGAGGAATTGGATCTcgtcgaagaggaggaccaAATCACACACCGGATTGGGCTTGACGACGAAATTGACCCGCAAGATGGACTCAATGTGTTCAAGATGGATCCCAACTGGGAGGAGAACGAGGAGGAATACAAGAAGTTGAAGGCGGAGATCTTGGGTGAGGctagcgacgacgacgaagatgacgatgacgacgacgagtcGGAGAGCGGATCGGAAtcggaggacgaggaacaGAAGGCGTTGGAGATCAAGGACCAGAGTAATGCGGACCTCGTCAACCTCAGGAGGACTATCTATCTCAGCATCCAGTCGAGTGCCGATCCCGAAGAAGCGGCGCACAAGCTTATGAAGCTGCGGCTCCCTGCCGGCCAGGAGGCCGAGTTGGTGTCGATGATTGTCGAGTCATGCGCCCAGGAGAAGGTCTACTTGAAGTTTATGGGCTTGCTAGGAGAGCGGTTTGCCCGTCTTAACAGGATGTGGATGGACTTGTTCGAGGAGTCATTTGCCAAGTACTACTCCACGATTCACCGATACGAGACCAACAAGCTTCGCAACATTGCTAGGTTCTTTGGGCATCTTTTGGCTACCGATGCCATCGGCTGGCACGTTTTCTCGGTTATCCACCTAAACGAGGAAGAAACGACCTCCGCCAGCCGTATCTTTATCAAGATCTTGTTTGAAGATCTCCAGGAGAATATTGGCTCTGCGAAGTTGAAGGCTCGCATGAGTGAAGAGACCCTCCAGCCCAGTCTGCAAGGCATCTTCCCTCATGATGAGCCGCGTAACATTCGCTTCTCTATCAACTACTTCACATCCATCAAGATGGGCTATCTTACTGACGAGATGCGTACCTTCCTAGCAAACATGCCAAAACCTGCCCTGCCAGCACCTCCAGCGGATTCCGATTCCGAGTCCGTGTCCAGCTACTCTTCCTATTCTTCTTACTCATCCCGTTCTCGCTCTCGTTCCCTGACACCTCGGAAGGACACTCGCGGACGTTCGCTCTCGCGCACCCCTCCTCGTCGTGGCAGAGGCAGATCCTACAGCCGGACACCAAGCCGGAGCAGGAGTCGTAGCCGTAGCTACAGCCGCTCCGTCTCGAAATCCGTTTCGCGGTCTCCTCCAAGGCGAAGAGCGGTGGAGTCCCGGTCTCCCAGCCCGCCACCCCGCGGCCGTGGGCGTAGCTACGACCGGTACTCCCGCTCACCCTCGCGCTCGCGCTCTCGTACCCGctccccggcggcggcgccgccCATCCGCCGCGGTCGCTCAGGAACCCGTAGCCGTAGCAGATCATATTCGCGCTCGCCATCCCCCCCGCCTGCTCGTGGTTATCCCACCCGTGGTCGAGCACCCGTTAGCAACAACGACagagccgccgccgcttccgGAAAGCGTCGTAGGGAAGGTTCCTACTCGGCAAGTCGCTCGCCAcatccccctccccaacagCGTCTTCGCCGAGGGAGCTACAGTCGGTCACGATCAAGGTCTCCGATACCGATCAGAGGCAACGGGCCGGCGGGTAGGGATACAGGCCGAGCTGGCCCGGCTCCCGCTCGTGGAGGACGGCGGAATCGCTCATACTCGAGATCGCGAACCCGGTCACCTCCACCACTAGCGGATGCCGCCACGGGGTCTAGGAGAGTTGTCAGCAGGTCGCCAAGTCCGGTGGTTGGCAACAACAAGCGGAGGAGATCGTACAGCAGCTCTAGGTCAAGATCTAGATCGAGTTCGAGGTCCAGGTACAGGTCCAGGTCACCAGTTGCTAAGCGGGGAAGAGTTGATTAG